In Trichoplusia ni isolate ovarian cell line Hi5 chromosome 13, tn1, whole genome shotgun sequence, the genomic window TTGTTGACGTCTTGTCAACGGAGTTGCCACAGACTCAACTTTTGAAGATCACTTCAGGAAGATCCTGTTTCACGGACCTATTGGACTGCGGCGGCCACATGTCTTCATTATTAGTTAAAAATTGCAGGCCTGTCCACCAAAGTGCAGAATCGCTGATAAGATCAGCCTTCAGCCCACGAGAGACAAGATCCGCCGGATCCTTAGACGGCACGTATCTCCAATCACCACCCGAGCTACTTTCTTGAATCTCGTTGACACGATTTCGAACTGTGAAGTCTCCGAACCTCGGGAAACTATCGGGAACGGGAATAAAGCAAAAGACGTTGTGGATATTACGACATTTATTGAGAGACAAGACAACCGCGGTTGCTCCGCAACCTGTAAACACGGACGACTTGTctacagataattataatctatccaCTTACATCACACGAACAACGGGCTTTAGTTGCTGAGACGGTGTAGACAACTAACCCAGCACTATAGTAGAATCACACCAATATTGAACGCGGCGTAATGGCAACGTGAGAGAGTCTTTGACCTTCGTGCACAACCTGGATCCCAACAGAGCGCCATACAGCTCTAACCGTGGAACTGTAGAAGGCTTGACCGGTGCCACACGGCTTTTGGAAGTTAGCAAACGAACAGTGACTGTACCGGAACTCGATACCGAACGAATGTATGCGCACGCGCCGTAGGCCCTTTCAGATGCGTCTGTTAATATATGAATTTCATGGGTTAAAGAATTGTCAGCAATGCTTCTTTTGGTCCTTTCGCTAGATTCATCAAAAGATTTACAAGGGCGACCTGGATGATTTGCCGTTGTGACCGGAATGTCGAATGTACCTTCCAGCCAAAGTTGTTTTTTCAGACCTTATTTCAGACGTTATTTCTCGACTACcaaaagtacattaaaataacacaaattttagtgaatttattacattttaattgtcaCATACCTGTAATTTCCGAATCCATTGCTATTTTGCACCAAGTAAACACGGAAAACTTCAGTTTAACACAAAAAGTTAACGCTTTTGTAAATAGCCGAAAAGAGACACGTACACAAGGTTTAACGATCAACTTTCGACTGAATTTTCCTGATAACGCGTAACGGAAGAAAGGTGGGAGTGGCAGTCtattgtttgttgttacagTCTGTTATTAGCATTCCTTAAACTTTGTTATTTTGACTTTTGGCCGCCTAGATGATTAAAATACCCAATAATAGGTGATAAAATGTGCAGCGGTAAGAGCCCGCGGGACGCGCGTCTGCTATCCAACATAGCGCGGAGTTACTGAGTTACCAAAGACTACAATAGTATACTGGCAATAGATAGGCAACTctaccttattttttattattaagaagtGTTCGACCacctcttaataataaaaactcagCGACATCTAGTTTTTGGTTAAGGGAACTTatttatacagggtggaaggaacACCGTACCCACAAAGTCGCATAATAGCTTGAAAATAACGTGTTAttattgtatataatattaaagaagtcgctaccgtcgaagattaatatttatagattgaGTCATTTTTGCAGTCAAAATACATTACGTTACGAACGTTGCACCGTGTAAATGTGCAAAAactatgtattgtattttttacattgcgAATTTATAggatggaataaaaataaaactggtggTGGAGTAGAATACGGAATCTCGACGCACAAAATATCGATGAATGATATTACGATGCTACAAAATTGCGATGCACGTTACAGCGAAAGACCGTGTCTGCGAAGCCACTACATTTCAAGGCATGTTACCGCGATACATCTTCACCGCGATACTACTAAACTTCGATGCACGTTACCGCGAAAACCTAGCTAAGAAACCAATTGTAATAACGGCGTTATTACTGATATTAATtggtacaaaattataaatgaaaaacaaataaatcgtaGGGAAAATTGGTTTATTTCTTAATGTAGCATAAATACGCAAGACCATCTAAATATGTTACCATATCCATGTCACCTATCTTATTAATATGCTCTTGGAGTTTTTTATAGTATTccgtttttctttttgattttttttccatcaGACCAGCCAGCCTTTCTATTTCATACTCCGTATTTTTTTGCTCTTTTACAAGTTCTCTCATTGTTTTGTATATATTCATTTTCCTTCTGTTGAGTAGACTATTCCAACGGTTATTCCAGCTTTCAACTGCATTTTGGGTGATGGGTATACCTGTGACAAAGCTATCCCAAACAGACCATAAATTAGGTGGGAATAGGGGTGGTTGTTAATTTTGTACCAATTAATATCAGTAATAACGCCGTTATTACAATTGGTTTCTTAGCTAGGTTTTCGCGGTAACGTGCATCGAAGTTTAGTAGTATCGCGGTGAAGATGTATCGCGGTAACATGCCTTGAAATGTAGTGGCTTCGCAGACACGGTCTTTCGCTGTAACGTGCATCGCAATTTTGTAGCATCGTAATATCATTCATCGATATTTTGTGCGTCGAGATTCCGTATTCTACTCCTGGTGGTGTATTtcgtattataaatttattaaaataaggttatttactgaatagaaataaaaaaaaagacatataCAGTACCTAATATTAATTGTCGTGGTagtttttgaaacaattacGTTTCTTGACAAAACATACTAAATTGCACTTGACACAAATTACATTACTCAAGCCTTTCTTACAAAATCTGCATCTACCCTGAATAAGTGTGAAGTCAGGCATATGATCCACATTATTGAGACGAATAGCATCGGCAGGCCGTGGTACAGTTggctttaaaattttatcaactttcATTTGCTTGATGCTTTCATAAGATGTTGTACATGCAGGTATTCGATTTTTAGAAAGAAGTTCTTGGTAAATCTTAAtcctaaatattttcaaagtatttggAACTTTATTGTACTTGGAACAATCTTTTCTATACATAATCCATGCATTTTTGACGCAGATATCTAAGACTTGAGAGAATATCGCCATATACCATCTTTTCGTTCTATAATTAGTACGATAAAGAGAAATTAGCATGTCGCATAAATCCACTCCTCCCATGTGATGGTTATATTCCTTAACTATTTGGGGACACGGCACATGAATTTTGGACTGGCTTCTTTTGaaaaacgttttatattttcaattggAAAAGAATCCACGTATGAGCTTGCCAATATTACAGGCTTATTATCGTGCCATTTAACAACagccaatttatttttattgcaaactaATTGTTTGCTTGAGtctacctttttttaataagaccTTACACTACACTACACTAGGTAGTTTTTCTTGACACCCTCTTAGGCGATTGGCTCTAATGGTACCTAAGGAAAATATACCATATTCATGCCGTAACAATTGAATAAGCTCGAGTGAAGTAAAATAGTTGTCGAAGTACACAATTGCAGGTTTAGGTTGAATACTCTTGCACAGAGCTATTACAACTTTGGATCCAAACCCTAAAGAGTTTTCATATTCTGCGAATGAATGGAATCTAAATGTGTCTTCACCAGCATACGGAATAAAATCATAGACACAACCAGATACCCCAGCTCTAATGAAAATCTTGCCCACTTCTTTGGCTTTTTTGCCATATTTTGGCGTCTATTTCCAGCTCTTGTGCCCTTATATGGCACCATCATCTCATCGATACTATAGCGATGTTCTTCTTCTATTTTTAGACAGTTTTTACGCACTCCTTCTAAAATCGGCCGAACTTTGAAATAACGATCTGTATTTTGGTGAGAATTGtcaacaaaatgtaaaaattgacGAATTTGTTCGTATCGCTTCAAACTCATTACGTTGGCAATAAGGTTGTATCGTAGTTCTTTCTTCCAGTAGTCCCGATAGGACGGCATTTAAACAATACCCATTAAAAGATTGATTGCGATAAAATCTCCTCAcgacaaatatttatagatttcagAATTATATTCAGAGAATAAGTtcgtattttgaataaaaaaaaaacaaaaaaataatcggaTGGTGACTTTGAATCGGAACCAaattgagaaaatattattttgtctaatAGTGCACAGTGCTTAAATTTCCCGCCTTCCCATTTAAAATCCATCGGCTGTCTAACAAATTTTTTTTGTGAGTAATATTGGTTGATTCGATCTGTTTTTTGATCGAGTGTTTTTTAGAATTATTGATAGACACTGGACTCGGCGAAGCAGAAATAAGGCGAAGATATCGACTGCAGTGTAGGCAAACGCTGTGGCGGGTCATGTGTTGCAAGAACTTCACTGATAACTGGAGTAGGCGGTAAAAATTCTTCGGGCAAAATAGGTGTAGGTGGTATGTCTTCGGGAAATACGGTGTCTGAATCATTATCATCAAGAATGTTAAGTCGCTCTAGTGAAGAATCTGTAGATCTGGGATCAGAGCTGTATTCAGTATTATCAATTGGTGTGCGCGCCATCGCGCACCTAGCAACAGCGGGGACGCGGGGTCCGCGGTAACGCGCGAtcgcccgcgccgcccgacaAGCGGGGAGGCGGGTACGCGGGGGCCGCGGCAACGCGCGATCGCTCGCGCCGCCCGGCAACGGCGGCAACGGTCATTCGGCCACAGGAGAACTGAGCGCACCGGACGCGCACTGCGCACGCGTCGCTCACCTAGACTCTATCTATCTACATTGTAATATTGAGccgtttcaatttaatatataatttcaagTAATCAAAGTTGatcgtttaatttaatcatcaacATATGGCGACCGTGACTACTgcaatattttgaagaaatttctattgagaaaagaaaaaatcccGTGACCCTACTGCGTCCTCCTGGCGTCGGTGGCTGTCCGGAAGAAAAAGGAGCCTGGCTGTTTGCACCTGCACTGCAAACCTCTGCGGCCCGGCGTGCCTGAGCACGTGTTGTCTTCGTGCTCCGCTCGTCGTGTCGTCGCCTCGTCGGTACTGTCTGCGCCTGTGCTGCAAAACTCAGCGGCCCGGCGTGCCTGAGCACGTGTTGTCGTGCTCCGTTCGCCGTGTCGTCGGTGCTGTCTGCCTGCGCCTGCGCTGTAAAGCAGCGGCCCGGCGTGCCTGAGCACGTGTCGTCTTCGTGTTCCGTCGCCGTGTCGTCGGTGCTGTCTACACCTGCGGTGAAATACTCTGCGGCCCAGCGTGCCTGAGCACGTGTTGTCTTCGTGCTCCGTTCGCTGTGTCGTCGGTGCTGTCTGTCTACGCCTGCATGCGAAAGTAAGCCCGTTCCATAATTTCCTTTGTCCCTACCTATTTTCCATTTTCTGTTTGGTGTGAGTGCTTAGCAGCTTTCGGGCGTCGGGGAGGTATCCAGCTAGTAGCTATAAAATATTCCTCGCATTTATAATCTCTTACAAAGCACTGCAAGCTAACCTAACACCACGTGCCGCTAAATTGCACGCTTGAACAAAGGtctactattattttgtttcttgcaCAATAGTTCTCTTTATTTGCCAAGTTATCGTAACTTATTAAGTCCGTGAAGTGCACGTTTTGACTAAGACCTACTTTACTTTCTTGCACGAATAGCTATCCCCATTTATCGAGTTTTTGTAACTCATTAATTCCACGAAGTTCATGATTATTGCATCCCATTCAACGAAATCTGCCGACTATTCCAGCTTGGTGACTGCGTGCCTGAGTCCTTCGTGCTCCGTTCGCTGTGTTGTCGGCGGGCTTGACTGCGCGGCGGTCAGCGGCGCCCTGCGTACGCCGCGCACGCGTTAGGCGAGCTCGCAACGACGGTTTGTTTGCTGGACTTAAGAGGTAGATTGCAAATTATTTGTACAAGTGATAGTGTTTTGTCAACGTTAGTTCAGTTAGAAATTTGAAGCCCAACCCATTattgacaaattatttaagtGTAGTGTGTAACTAGTAATTTCCTACATCACAattctaaaatactaaatatagaAGCCTTGTATTGTTAAACATGTTGGCCCCACATTCGGTTGCCTCTCCTAGTGTAGAGAGTAATGAAAGTTTGAAAACGTTATTCCGTAGACGTGGGGGAATTAGGAGTCGAATAACAATTTTTAGGAATTATAtggataattttaaacttcacaaGACTCCTAGTAATATAGACATTAGAGAATTAACATTAAGACTTAATCAACTACAAGAACTTATGTCTAAATTTGATACAATACAGTCGGAAATAGAAGCAATAGCTCCGAATTTAGATGAACAAATGTCAGAAAGAGATAGTACAGAAAGTGAATTTTATTCTTTGATTTCAGTGGCACAGGAATTTATAGGGTGCCATTCTAGTGTACCAAAAGAAGACAATGAGtctataaattctaataaatcaAGCTGTAAATTGAATAGTTCAGTTAAATTGCCTACCATTAACTTGCCTACTTTTGATGGTAATTATTCTAAGTGGCTAGAGTTTAGGGATACATTTGATTCcctgataaataaaaatgaatctatcccaataataaataagttccattatttaagaaattcaTTAGTAGGTAGCGCTAGTGTTGCTGTGAGATCAGTAGAGTTTTCCGAAGGAAACTATCTGATAGCGTGGACATCCTTATGCAATAGatttaacaatacaaatatacttattaataatcACTTACAATCGTTAGTTAATATCaacacaatacaaaaagaatCTTTTAGAGCATTAAGATACTTAATTGATCAAATTCAAAAGAACTTGCacgctttaaatattttagaaattccCACTAAAGGATGGGATCCgttagtaatatttttggtttaatcAAAACTAGATCCTAGAACGAATAGTAAATGGGAGGAATATAAAGGTAATTTGCCACACCTGCCTTCTCTAGAacaatttataagatttttagaaaaaagagCTATAATTTTAGAAACTGCAAATGGTGGTCAAAATAATTCGGGTAAACATtctaattataaagaaaataaatctgtCAAGTCTTTATCAACTAGTATAGTAGGTTCTAATTCTAAGGTAtgtgttatttgtaaaaaatttcattttttgtatCAGTGCCGTAAATTCAGGGCAATGACATTAAATGAAAGGCTTTGTGTGGTACAGGAGAAGAATCTGTGTCACACATGTCTCCGCAGTGGGCATGATAGCACATCATGTCAATTAAGACTTTCTTGTAGGATTTGTAATGCAAAacataatacaatattacataGACACAGTACTATGTCAAATgtagttaaagaaaatatagaaacaacTCAGCCTGCTATAAGTATCAATGACCTACCTGTTAGTTTATCAGCCCACTTGCCAGGCCAAGTTCTTTTGTGCACTGCACAGGtagaaattattaataattctaatCATAGCTCTATTATTGCTCGGGCTTTACTGGATTCTGGAAGCCAGTgttcatttataacaaaaaatcttaaggAGAGGCTAGGTTTGAACTCTAaccaagtaaataaatttaatgttacaggtataaataacaatattgccTGTGAAATTACAGAGCGTTGCAGTTTAATGTTAAGATCACGAGTAGGCTCATTTAAAAGGTCTATAGATTGCCTAATTATTCCTAAGATTACTGGTAAATTACCCTGTGTTCAAGTAAATGCTGAAAGTTTAAAGTTTCCTAAAGAAGTGGTTCTAGCAGATCCTTTATTCTATAAACCAGCTGACATAGATATTTTGATAGGAGCAGattacttctttaatattatgttaaataataaaatcgatttaGGTGGTGACAAGCCTACTTTACAGGAAAGTCAGCTAGGGTGGCTAGTTGCTGGGCCTATTGCTGAACCCTACTATCGTTCTAATATTCATTGTAATTTAGTAAATAGAGATAAAAGGGTGTCACTACAAGATATTCATAACTCAGTTAAAAAATTCTGGGAGGTAGAAGAATTACCTACAGATTGTAATAAGTATTCTATTGATGAGCAATTTTGTGAGTctcattttgttaaaaatacccGTCGTTTAACAGATGGACGTTTTTCAGTCATGATGCCACTAACGGAAGACCCGGAGCAGGCACTTGGCAATTCATTCCCTATGGCAATTAAACGTTTTGTTAATTTAGAAAAGAAATTGAGTAAACACTATAAGGTTAAGCAACAGTATAGTGACTTTATTGAGGAATATGCTAAATTAGGTCATTTAAGCGAAATTCAAAGACCCAAGTTTGCTTGTTATTTACCTCATCATTGTGTCATTCGGGAACATCACGATACCACTAAGCTGAGAGTAGTCTTTGACGCCTCAGCCAAAACTAGTTCAAGTAAATCATTGAATGATATACAGGCTGTTGGCCCCATTTTACAGAGTGACTTATTTTCAATTCTTATTCGTTTTCGAATTCATAAATTCGTATTAATAGCAGATGTAGAAAAGATGTACAGACAGATAGCGTTAGATGAATCACAGAGACACCTTCAACTAGTATTGTGGAGGGATAATCCTACAACTGATAACAATATTAGTACAGATGATGTTAGTCAGTCAATAAAAATTTTACAGCTCAATACTTTAACTTATGGCATGGCCTCTGCTCCATTCTTAGCCACCAGGTGTCTAGCTGAGCTAGCTGATAAATGTCAAGATAAGGTTATAGCCAAcgtcattaaaaatgatttctacATTGATGATCTTAATACAGGTGCCTCAAATGTAGAGGAGCTAaggcatatttatttaaatgtcacgAAGGTTTTAAAATCAGCTTGTTTTCCACTGCGTAAATTTCGAACAAATTGTCCTCAAATTCTTAGTAGTACATCAGATTCAGATAGATGTGTTGAATTTCATGATAAAGCTAATGTCTTGGGTTTAAATTGGTCACCAAAGACCGATGAACTACATTTCCCAGATGGGATTGAGTTTAGTTCAAAGGTTACCAAACGAATTATCATTTCCACaacatgtaaattatttgatCCATTAGGTTTAGTTAGTAGTTGTATAATTAAGGCAAAAATTTTACTGCAGCATTTGTGGATTGCAAAACTAGACTGGGACGACCCAGTACCAGAGCTTTACGCAAAAAGATGGttaaatttcatacaaaatttacattatttatctaacatttttatacctcgtcatgttttaattaataacaatttaaatgagCAGACTGTTGATTTACACTGCTTTGTTGATGCGTCTCAACAGGCATATGGAGCCTGTGTTTATATACGTTCTCAGGATAGGGAACAAAATGTTACAGTGAGATTATTATGTGCAAAAACTAGAGTTTCACCTATTAAAGCCCTCACTATCCCACGTCTTGAGTTATGTGCAGCTCTGATTGGTGCTCAATTAAgtgaaaaggttttaaattcgGTACCGTGCACTgtagtaagtaaatatttatggaCTGATTCAACAGTGGTACTTGGATGGCtgaaaactcaaaataaaactttgcaATCTTTCGTACGTAACAgggtcaataaaattaatgaattaacaaAAGACTTTGAATGGAAGCATGTTCCAACTGAATTAAATCCAGCCGATTTGGCTTCTAGGGGGATTGACCCACAGCATCTGCAGTTCTTAACTTTATGGTGGGAGGGTCCTTCATTCCTAAGAGAGGATCGTTCTCGATGGCCTGCTCAACCTCACACCATACCAAAAGATTTACCAGAGGTCAAGGTATTACACTCTGCTGATGAtactaataacaatatttcatttattccgtttaaaaaatattctaacttTATGAGACTTTTAAGAGCCTATGCGTATGTTCTACGCTtcatcaaaaatgtaaaaaataaacaatcaaaaataaaagggCCATTACAGGCAAACGAATTAGATAATTCATTATTAGTACTACTTAAGGAAAGTCAGGTTGAGTCATTcacaaaagacattaaaaatattcaaaagggTATAGAACTTcctcataaaagtaaaatattgtgtttaaagCCCATATTAGATACCAACGGGTTGCTGAGAGTTGGGGGTAGACTAAGACATTCAGATTACCAATATGATAAGAAACACCCAATATTACTAGATGGTAAGCACCACTTAGCTAAACTTATAATGAAATACGAACATTTACATTTGTTACATGCAGGGCCACAGTTGCTTTTGTCCTCGGTCCGCGAGAGGTTCTGGCCTCTTGGGGGCAGAAACTTAGCTCGCAGTGTCGTTAAGCAATGTGTTATCTGTACCCGTATGAATGGTCAGACGGTGCAACCTATTATGGGCGACCTGCCGAACGTAAGGACAAATGCTGACTTCCCCTTCAATTGTAGCGGAATGGACTTCGCGGGGCCATTTATGATTTCCTCTAAAAAGGGACGAGGCAACCGTGTAACCAAGGCTTACCTATGTGTCTTTGTATGTTTAATAACCAAGGCCTTACATTTAGAAGTGGTAAGTGACCTATCCACAGAGGCTTTTATATTGTGTCTGCGTAGGTTTGTGTCACGTCGCGGCAAACCTTACGCTTTATATTGTGATAATGGTAAAAACTTTGTTGGTGCCAATAATGAGTTGGGTAGGGTTATAAGGTCCAGCATTCAAGCGGTCACTGACTATGCAGCGAATGAGGCAATAAAATTCTCTTTTATTCCCGCGTACTCTCCACATTTTGGTGGAATATGGGAGGCGGGCGTTAAATCGGCCAAGTATCATTTAAAACGCGTAGCTGGCAATACCCCCCTGACGTTTGAAGAGTTAGCGACGCTCTTCACCCAAATAGAAGCTATTCTGAACTCCCGACCACTTTCTCCACTCTCTTCAGATCCTAATGATACTAATCCTTTGACTCCCGGGCATTTCTTAATTGGACGTCCGTTGATGTCAGTACCTTCATTACCAGTTAACACAGCTAGACCTAACAGATATGAACTGATTGAAAAGACAAGGCAACAATTCTGGAAGAGGTGGAGCCGTGAATTTATCGCCGAGCTTCAAAATCGCGCCAAATGGAAAAGGAATTCCAAGGAAATTCAGGTCGGAGATCTGATTATAATTAAAGAGGATCACTCGATGCCGCTACACTGGCGTATGGGACGAGTGGAAAGGCTGTACCTTGGAGCGGACGGCATCTGTAGGGTAGCAGATGTACGGACAGCCACCGGTACCGTCAAACGGGCGGTTACAAAATTGTGCCCTCTACCGGGGGTAGATCAAGAGGAGCAGGAGTTGAAGATTTCAACGCCCCGGAGGATGTGCGCGCCATCGCGCACCTAGCAACAGCGGGGACGCGGGGTCCGCGGTAACGCGCGAtcgcccgcgccgcccgacaAGCGGGGAGGCGGGTACGCGGGGGCCGCGGCAACGCGCGATCGCTCGCGCCGCCCGGCAACGGCGGCAACGGTCATTCGGCCACAGGAGAACTGAGCGCACCGGACGCGCACTGCGCACGCGTCGCTCACCTAGACTCTATCTATCTACATTGTAATATTGAGccgtttcaatttaaatataatttcaagtaATCAAAGTTGatcgtttaatttaatcatcaacAATTGGTATATTTTCAGTATCATCCTCGGATGTGCTGATGTCACTGGAGGCAGCATCCTGTGGTGGGACTAGAGCCAAAATTCTTCGAACTCGCTATAACCGTGCATTACgctaaaaaagaaataaagcaaatattcATGCAAACACCCTAAAAACCCATACAATATGTTCATACAccatattatttacaaatgaataaatcaatAACTAAACCTCCGTACATTCGCATTGTAAGCTATACTTTACATTTTCGTACTTATGTCAATCACCGTTAGTATCGCATTGTAAGCTATACTTCACGTGCAAATTTAAACAGTTATAGcgtaaacaaacatacattattagtaattctgttattataatattatagaatgCAATCATACACACATAAAAACTctaattttttaaagtaaatttatcattttaagttaaaaactcAATAATTCTTACCTTTTGCGCGGGAGTAGCTTGTTGTCGGGATGCCATTTTGCCAACCAGTGTCAATTGTGTCAAATGCCCTTGgatccattttttttcaaaaaactgGGAGGGATTGTGTAGGCAGTGGCGTGCACAGACTTTTTAGGCAGggtaggcaaaaa contains:
- the LOC113500240 gene encoding uncharacterized protein LOC113500240, whose protein sequence is MTLNERLCVVQEKNLCHTCLRSGHDSTSCQLRLSCRICNAKHNTILHRHSTMSNVVKENIETTQPAISINDLPVSLSAHLPGQVLLCTAQVEIINNSNHSSIIARALLDSGSQCSFITKNLKERLGLNSNQVNKFNVTGINNNIACEITERCSLMLRSRVGSFKRSIDCLIIPKITGKLPCVQVNAESLKFPKEVVLADPLFYKPADIDILIGADYFFNIMLNNKIDLGGDKPTLQESQLGWLVAGPIAEPYYRSNIHCNLVNRDKRVSLQDIHNSVKKFWEVEELPTDCNKYSIDEQFCESHFVKNTRRLTDGRFSVMMPLTEDPEQALGNSFPMAIKRFVNLEKKLSKHYKVKQQYSDFIEEYAKLGHLSEIQRPKFACYLPHHCVIREHHDTTKLRVVFDASAKTSSSKSLNDIQAVGPILQSDLFSILIRFRIHKFVLIADVEKMYRQIALDESQRHLQLVLWRDNPTTDNNISTDDVSQSIKILQLNTLTYGMASAPFLATRCLAELADKCQDKVIANVIKNDFYIDDLNTGASNVEELRHIYLNVTKVLKSACFPLRKFRTNCPQILSSTSDSDRCVEFHDKANVLGLNWSPKTDELHFPDGIEFSSKVTKRIIISTTCKLFDPLGLVSSCIIKAKILLQHLWIAKLDWDDPVPELYAKRWLNFIQNLHYLSNIFIPRHVLINNNLNEQTVDLHCFVDASQQAYGACVYIRSQDREQNVTVRLLCAKTRVSPIKALTIPRLELCAALIGAQLSEKVLNSVPCTVVSKYLWTDSTVVLGWLKTQNKTLQSFVRNRVNKINELTKDFEWKHVPTELNPADLASRGIDPQHLQFLTLWWEGPSFLREDRSRWPAQPHTIPKDLPEVKVLHSADDTNNNISFIPFKKYSNFMRLLRAYAYVLRFIKNVKNKQSKIKGPLQANELDNSLLVLLKESQVESFTKDIKNIQKGIELPHKSKILCLKPILDTNGLLRVGGRLRHSDYQYDKKHPILLDGKHHLAKLIMKYEHLHLLHAGPQLLLSSVRERFWPLGGRNLARSVVKQCVICTRMNGQTVQPIMGDLPNVRTNADFPFNCSGMDFAGPFMISSKKGRGNRVTKAYLCVFVCLITKALHLEVVSDLSTEAFILCLRRFVSRRGKPYALYCDNGKNFVGANNELGRVIRSSIQAVTDYAANEAIKFSFIPAYSPHFGGIWEAGVKSAKYHLKRVAGNTPLTFEELATLFTQIEAILNSRPLSPLSSDPNDTNPLTPGHFLIGRPLMSVPSLPVNTARPNRYELIEKTRQQFWKRWSREFIAELQNRAKWKRNSKEIQVGDLIIIKEDHSMPLHWRMGRVERLYLGADGICRVADVRTATGTVKRAVTKLCPLPGVDQEEQELKISTPRRMCAPSRT